One region of Roseovarius faecimaris genomic DNA includes:
- a CDS encoding DUF6691 family protein, whose translation MMRLVFACLAGGLFGAGLMLSGMTDTRKVQGWLDIFGAWDPTLAFVLGGAILPMLVAWRVAARRTNAILGTPLPPKPTPLLDSRLLAGSALFGFGWALAGLCPGPALASLSYGGVQGLVFLGAMIVGMLGWRGLSAALVRRGAPA comes from the coding sequence CTGATGCGCCTCGTCTTTGCCTGTCTTGCCGGTGGTCTCTTCGGGGCGGGCCTGATGCTGTCGGGCATGACCGACACGCGCAAGGTGCAGGGCTGGCTCGACATCTTCGGCGCCTGGGACCCGACGCTGGCCTTCGTGCTGGGCGGTGCGATCCTGCCCATGCTGGTGGCCTGGCGCGTGGCGGCCCGCCGCACCAACGCAATCCTCGGCACCCCGCTGCCGCCCAAGCCCACCCCGCTGCTCGACAGCCGCCTGCTTGCTGGCTCGGCGCTTTTCGGCTTTGGCTGGGCGCTCGCGGGTCTCTGCCCCGGCCCGGCCCTGGCCTCGCTCTCCTATGGCGGCGTGCAGGGGCTTGTGTTCCTCGGCGCGATGATCGTCGGCATGCTGGGCTGGCGCGGGCTCAGCGCAGCCCTCGTCCGCAGGGGGGCACCCGCATGA
- a CDS encoding GNAT family N-acetyltransferase, whose translation MTALPELTTERLTLRAPTPDDLPAYRAFYAASDATVGAYRGQRSADEVAAIHAADMAHWKAKGFGVWLLRRIGDETVLGGAGLVRDDDWPSHELTWWLMPAVRGKGFASEASRAIIAYAYDTLGWDQVRTFMRDHNTPAHRLAQRLGGTRIDRQVFPDGVTRDIYAFPRETAL comes from the coding sequence ATGACCGCCCTGCCCGAACTGACCACCGAGCGCCTGACCCTGCGCGCGCCCACCCCGGACGACCTGCCCGCCTACCGGGCGTTCTATGCCGCCTCCGACGCCACCGTCGGCGCCTACCGAGGCCAGCGCAGCGCCGACGAGGTTGCCGCTATTCATGCCGCCGATATGGCACATTGGAAGGCCAAGGGCTTTGGCGTCTGGCTCCTGCGCCGCATCGGTGACGAGACGGTTCTGGGCGGCGCGGGCCTGGTGCGCGATGACGACTGGCCCAGCCACGAGCTGACCTGGTGGCTCATGCCCGCCGTACGCGGCAAGGGCTTCGCCTCCGAGGCCAGCCGCGCGATCATCGCCTATGCCTATGACACGCTTGGCTGGGATCAGGTCCGCACCTTCATGCGTGACCACAACACGCCCGCCCACCGCCTGGCCCAGCGCCTCGGCGGCACCAGGATCGACCGCCAGGTCTTTCCCGATGGCGTCACCCGCGACATCTATGCCTTCCCGCGGGAGACAGCCCTGTGA
- a CDS encoding GNAT family N-acetyltransferase yields MTTALIIPRLETEHLILRAPEAGDFDTYCAFATDPVRSAGFGTEENRSKAWRWFACNLGHWALRGYGYFTIEEKASGKPCGLSGIWAPEGWPEPEIGWVVYEGYEGKGIAFEAATRVREWAYTDLGFTTLTSNIVPGNTRSVALAERLGAWFEREYDNVHMGAEQLYRHPSPADLGLVADADGNPEAYA; encoded by the coding sequence GTGACAACCGCTCTGATCATCCCCCGGCTCGAAACCGAGCATCTGATCCTGCGCGCGCCCGAAGCAGGCGATTTCGACACCTATTGCGCCTTCGCCACCGATCCGGTGCGCTCCGCGGGCTTCGGCACCGAAGAGAACCGCTCCAAGGCGTGGCGCTGGTTCGCCTGCAACCTGGGCCACTGGGCCCTGCGCGGCTATGGCTATTTCACGATCGAAGAGAAAGCCTCGGGCAAACCCTGCGGCCTCAGCGGCATCTGGGCGCCCGAAGGCTGGCCCGAGCCCGAGATCGGCTGGGTCGTCTATGAGGGCTATGAGGGCAAGGGCATCGCCTTCGAGGCCGCCACCCGCGTGCGCGAATGGGCCTATACCGATCTTGGCTTCACCACGCTCACCTCCAATATCGTGCCGGGCAACACCCGCTCCGTGGCGCTGGCCGAACGGCTGGGCGCCTGGTTCGAACGTGAATATGACAATGTACACATGGGCGCCGAGCAGCTTTACCGGCACCCCTCGCCCGCCGATCTGGGCCTTGTGGCCGACGCTGACGGCAACCCGGAGGCCTACGCATGA
- a CDS encoding GNAT family N-acetyltransferase codes for MIQAAAKTPVLETARLTLRAFAPQDMEAGVDFLMQPRTRYMGGPFSRAAAWDHCAVQIGHWAIRGYGLFTICLKGTDEAIGDAGLICPGGYHEPELGWGLWSPAHEGQGFAHEAALAVRAHAYRDLGWSTLISYIDPDNARSIALAKRLGCTLDSDAKLPDLPDWEGTLTFRHPGPEALA; via the coding sequence ATGATACAGGCCGCCGCCAAGACCCCGGTGCTGGAAACCGCCCGCCTCACCCTGCGCGCCTTCGCGCCGCAGGATATGGAGGCCGGTGTGGACTTCCTGATGCAGCCGCGCACCCGCTACATGGGCGGGCCGTTCTCGCGCGCCGCCGCCTGGGACCATTGCGCGGTTCAGATCGGACATTGGGCGATCCGGGGCTATGGCCTCTTTACGATCTGCCTCAAGGGCACCGATGAGGCCATCGGCGATGCCGGGCTGATCTGCCCCGGCGGCTATCACGAGCCCGAGCTGGGCTGGGGCCTGTGGTCCCCCGCGCATGAAGGCCAGGGCTTCGCCCACGAGGCCGCCCTTGCCGTGCGCGCCCATGCCTATCGGGATCTCGGCTGGTCCACCCTGATCAGCTATATCGACCCCGACAATGCCCGCTCCATCGCTCTGGCCAAGCGGCTTGGCTGCACGCTGGACAGCGACGCAAAGCTGCCGGACCTGCCCGACTGGGAGGGCACGCTCACCTTCCGCCACCCCGGCCCGGAGGCGCTGGCATGA
- a CDS encoding GNAT family N-acetyltransferase — translation MSMYCETNPTGTAAGMAARFAALVPVLTTERLTLRAPQAADFALYAEIACGPRSKGIGGPMTRDEAWYDFATLASCWMLRGHGGWTITLTRTGAPIGFALIGAEPGDQAPELGYLLIEAQEGQGYATEAAEAVRDYAFGTLRLPELVSYIAPGNARSVAVAERLGAIRSGNVTYPEGDTPALVYRHPSPEDV, via the coding sequence ATGAGCATGTATTGCGAAACCAACCCCACCGGCACCGCCGCCGGGATGGCCGCGCGCTTCGCCGCGCTGGTGCCGGTGCTGACCACCGAGCGTCTGACCCTGCGCGCGCCTCAAGCCGCCGATTTCGCGCTTTATGCCGAAATCGCCTGCGGCCCGCGCAGCAAGGGCATCGGCGGCCCGATGACGCGCGATGAAGCCTGGTATGACTTCGCCACGCTCGCCTCCTGCTGGATGCTGCGGGGCCATGGCGGCTGGACCATCACGCTCACCCGAACGGGCGCGCCCATAGGTTTTGCCCTGATCGGGGCCGAACCCGGTGATCAGGCCCCCGAACTGGGCTATCTGCTCATCGAAGCGCAGGAAGGCCAGGGTTACGCGACCGAGGCCGCCGAAGCGGTGCGCGACTACGCCTTCGGCACGCTGCGCCTGCCCGAGCTTGTCAGCTACATCGCCCCCGGCAATGCGCGCTCCGTCGCCGTGGCCGAGCGGCTCGGCGCCATCCGCTCGGGTAACGTGACCTATCCCGAGGGCGACACGCCGGCCCTGGTCTATCGCCACCCCAGCCCGGAGGACGTGTAA
- a CDS encoding GNAT family N-acetyltransferase, whose amino-acid sequence MATQNIPVLETRRLILRGPEAEDYPDFKATFSSYRSRFMGGPLNPYEAWMLYAAEIGHWNIRGYGMWMIHDKATDKTLGMAGGWFPAKWPEREIAWIIWPNEAGHGYALEATHAVRKHLYAHCGWDGAVSYIDPKNLDSIRLAERLGCVKDHDAATIDGNDAVYRHPSPERLKSGQLADGIELEISHYCDPLFKPKGMPID is encoded by the coding sequence ATGGCAACACAAAACATTCCCGTGCTCGAAACGCGCCGCCTGATCCTGCGCGGGCCCGAGGCTGAGGATTATCCCGATTTCAAGGCCACGTTCAGCTCCTACCGCTCGCGCTTCATGGGCGGGCCGCTGAACCCGTATGAGGCCTGGATGCTCTATGCCGCCGAGATCGGCCACTGGAACATTCGCGGCTATGGCATGTGGATGATCCACGACAAGGCGACCGACAAGACCCTCGGCATGGCCGGCGGCTGGTTCCCGGCCAAATGGCCCGAACGCGAGATCGCATGGATCATCTGGCCCAATGAGGCCGGCCACGGCTACGCGCTCGAGGCCACCCACGCGGTGCGTAAACATCTTTATGCCCATTGCGGCTGGGACGGGGCGGTCAGCTATATCGACCCCAAGAACCTCGACAGTATCCGCCTGGCCGAGCGGCTGGGCTGCGTCAAGGACCACGACGCCGCCACCATCGACGGCAATGACGCGGTCTATCGCCACCCCTCGCCCGAGCGGCTCAAATCCGGCCAGCTCGCCGACGGGATCGAGCTGGAAATCAGCCATTACTGCGATCCGCTCTTCAAACCGAAAGGAATGCCCATTGACTGA
- a CDS encoding chorismate mutase, which yields MTDASSRAAELLKEHRDSIDRLDAVLVYTLAERFKHTQAVGRLKAEHALPPSDPLRESQQIERLQRMALDADLDPEFAKNFLNFIIGEVIQHHKKHQS from the coding sequence TTGACTGACGCATCCTCCCGCGCCGCCGAGCTCCTGAAAGAGCATCGCGACAGCATCGACCGGCTCGATGCCGTGCTCGTCTATACCCTGGCCGAGCGGTTCAAGCACACACAGGCCGTGGGCCGTCTCAAGGCCGAACACGCCCTTCCCCCCTCCGATCCGCTGCGCGAAAGCCAGCAGATCGAGCGGCTTCAGCGCATGGCGCTCGATGCCGATCTCGACCCGGAATTCGCCAAGAATTTCCTGAATTTCATCATTGGCGAAGTCATCCAGCACCACAAGAAACACCAATCGTAG
- the rpsP gene encoding 30S ribosomal protein S16 — MAMKIRLARGGSKKRPFYRIVATDSRMPRDGRFIEKLGTYNPLLPKDSEDRVKMDMERVQYWLDQGAKPTDRVSRFLEAAGTIEKKERANLKKGEPGAKAKERLEEKAAKAAAAEEAANAPAEDAAPAEDAAAEENAES, encoded by the coding sequence ATGGCTATGAAAATCCGTCTCGCCCGTGGCGGCTCCAAGAAACGCCCCTTCTACCGCATCGTGGCCACTGACAGCCGCATGCCGCGCGATGGCCGCTTCATCGAGAAGCTGGGCACCTACAACCCGCTTCTGCCGAAAGACAGCGAAGACCGCGTCAAGATGGACATGGAGCGCGTGCAGTACTGGCTCGACCAGGGCGCCAAACCGACCGACCGCGTCAGCCGCTTCCTCGAAGCCGCCGGCACGATCGAGAAGAAAGAGCGCGCCAACCTCAAGAAAGGCGAGCCCGGCGCCAAGGCCAAGGAACGCCTCGAAGAGAAAGCCGCCAAGGCCGCTGCCGCCGAAGAGGCCGCCAACGCCCCTGCCGAAGACGCGGCACCCGCTGAAGACGCAGCCGCCGAAGAAAACGCGGAAAGCTAA
- the bluB gene encoding 5,6-dimethylbenzimidazole synthase, with protein MSRFSASFQAELRDLMRWRRDVRRFRTGPVDEALLTRCLDAFALAPSVGLSEPWRIVRLDSAGMRAAALANFSAANAEALAGYGGDKAALYSRLKLSGMQEAPVQLAVFSDETTDKGAGLGARTMPEMRRYSVVAAITQFWLAARAEGLGVGWVSVLDPDRLCRDLAVPEDWALVAYLCIGWPEAEADTPELERAGWETRRAHVPLEVR; from the coding sequence ATGTCGCGCTTTTCGGCCTCGTTTCAGGCGGAACTGCGGGATCTCATGCGTTGGCGGCGCGATGTGCGCCGCTTTCGCACGGGTCCCGTGGACGAGGCGCTGCTCACCCGGTGCCTTGACGCCTTCGCGCTGGCCCCCTCCGTGGGGCTGAGCGAGCCGTGGCGGATTGTCCGGCTCGACAGCGCCGGAATGCGTGCCGCCGCGCTCGCCAATTTCTCGGCCGCCAATGCCGAGGCGCTGGCGGGCTACGGCGGTGACAAGGCGGCGCTCTACAGCCGCCTCAAGCTCTCGGGCATGCAGGAGGCGCCAGTGCAACTGGCGGTCTTTAGCGACGAGACGACCGACAAGGGCGCCGGGCTGGGTGCGCGCACCATGCCCGAGATGCGGCGCTATTCCGTGGTGGCCGCAATCACCCAGTTCTGGCTCGCCGCGCGGGCCGAGGGGCTTGGCGTGGGCTGGGTTTCGGTGCTCGACCCCGACCGGCTTTGCCGCGACCTGGCCGTGCCCGAAGACTGGGCGCTTGTCGCCTATCTCTGCATCGGCTGGCCCGAGGCCGAGGCCGACACGCCCGAGCTGGAGCGCGCGGGCTGGGAAACCCGGCGCGCGCATGTGCCCCTGGAGGTGCGATGA
- the rimM gene encoding ribosome maturation factor RimM (Essential for efficient processing of 16S rRNA), with protein MDDPICIGAIAGAFGVHGEVRLKSFTAQPEDIAAYGALSTEDGTQRFTITLTGQTKNGLLARLSGITSKEAADALRGTRLYAERAQLPTLPDDEYYHADLIGLEVYDTGGTLLGRVKSVLNHGASDLLEIHGPGLKDTVLLPFTLEAVPTVDLAAGRIVADPPDGLF; from the coding sequence ATGGATGATCCGATCTGCATCGGGGCCATCGCCGGCGCCTTCGGCGTCCACGGCGAGGTGCGGCTCAAAAGCTTCACGGCCCAGCCCGAAGACATCGCCGCCTATGGCGCTCTGAGCACCGAGGACGGCACACAGCGCTTCACCATCACGCTCACCGGCCAGACCAAGAACGGCTTGCTTGCCCGGCTTTCCGGCATCACCAGCAAGGAAGCGGCCGATGCCCTGCGCGGCACCCGGCTCTATGCCGAGCGCGCACAGCTCCCCACCCTGCCGGACGATGAATATTACCATGCCGATCTGATCGGGCTTGAGGTCTACGACACCGGCGGCACGCTGCTGGGCCGTGTGAAATCCGTGCTCAATCACGGCGCCTCGGACCTGCTCGAAATCCACGGGCCGGGCCTGAAGGACACCGTGCTTCTGCCCTTCACGCTTGAGGCGGTGCCCACTGTCGATCTCGCCGCAGGGCGCATCGTCGCCGACCCGCCGGACGGGCTGTTCTGA
- the trmD gene encoding tRNA (guanosine(37)-N1)-methyltransferase TrmD — translation MPDTPSRSHGRKSITASLAPRSLIDGNPRLAGVWRAQVITLLPQAFPGVLGESLTGRALKDGLWQLDAIDLRPFGEGKHRNVDDTPAGGGAGMVLRADVMGRAIDHALKLAPAGAPLIYLSPRGTPFTQAMAQKLADGPGVSLICGRFEGLDQRVIDHYGITEVSLGDFVLTGGEIAAQALLDATIRLRPGILGNEASTEEESFSAGLLEHPQYTRPAEWQGHAIPEVLLSGDHGKIGQWRRAQSEALTRARRPDLWQAHLAAKHGTDE, via the coding sequence ATGCCCGACACCCCGAGCCGCTCTCATGGCCGCAAATCCATCACCGCCTCGCTCGCCCCGCGCAGCCTGATCGACGGCAACCCGCGCCTCGCCGGTGTCTGGCGCGCGCAGGTGATCACGCTTCTGCCGCAGGCCTTTCCCGGCGTGTTGGGCGAAAGCCTGACCGGGCGCGCCCTCAAGGACGGGCTCTGGCAGCTCGACGCCATCGACCTGCGCCCCTTCGGTGAGGGCAAACACCGCAACGTCGATGACACCCCGGCAGGCGGCGGTGCGGGCATGGTCCTGCGCGCCGATGTCATGGGCCGCGCCATCGACCATGCTCTCAAACTCGCCCCGGCAGGCGCACCGCTGATCTATCTCAGCCCGCGCGGCACCCCCTTCACGCAAGCCATGGCGCAAAAACTGGCGGATGGGCCGGGCGTGAGCCTCATCTGTGGCCGCTTCGAAGGGCTCGACCAGCGCGTGATCGACCATTACGGCATCACCGAGGTCTCTCTGGGCGATTTCGTCCTCACCGGCGGCGAGATCGCGGCGCAGGCCCTGCTTGACGCCACCATCCGCCTGCGTCCCGGCATCCTCGGCAACGAGGCCTCAACCGAGGAGGAAAGCTTTTCCGCCGGCCTGCTGGAACACCCGCAATACACCCGACCGGCCGAGTGGCAGGGCCACGCCATCCCCGAGGTGCTTCTGTCCGGCGATCACGGCAAAATCGGCCAGTGGCGCCGCGCGCAATCGGAGGCGCTGACCCGCGCCCGCCGCCCCGACCTGTGGCAGGCGCACCTCGCCGCGAAACACGGGACGGATGAGTAA
- the rplS gene encoding 50S ribosomal protein L19: protein MDLIAQLEAEQIASLGKDIPDFKAGDTVRVGFKVTEGSRSRIQNFEGVCISRKNGAGIAGSFTVRKISFGEGVERVFPLYSTNIDSITVVRRGRVRRAKLYYLRSRRGKSARIAEDTTYKPKSDARV, encoded by the coding sequence ATGGACCTGATCGCACAGCTCGAGGCCGAACAGATCGCCTCGCTGGGGAAAGACATCCCCGATTTCAAAGCCGGTGACACCGTGCGCGTCGGCTTCAAGGTGACCGAAGGGTCGCGCAGCCGGATCCAGAACTTCGAAGGCGTCTGCATCAGCCGCAAGAACGGCGCAGGCATCGCCGGGTCGTTCACCGTGCGCAAGATTTCCTTCGGCGAAGGCGTGGAACGTGTCTTCCCGCTCTACTCGACCAACATTGACAGCATCACCGTTGTCCGCCGTGGCCGTGTGCGCCGCGCCAAGCTCTACTACCTGCGCTCGCGTCGCGGCAAATCCGCCCGGATCGCAGAGGACACCACCTACAAACCCAAATCAGACGCGCGCGTCTAA
- the rpmE gene encoding 50S ribosomal protein L31, translating into MKNDIHPDYHVIDVKMTDGTIVQMRSTYGKEGDTLSLDIDPSVHPAWTGGGTRLMDAGGRVSKFKNKYAGLGF; encoded by the coding sequence ATGAAAAACGACATCCACCCCGACTATCACGTGATCGACGTCAAGATGACGGACGGCACCATCGTGCAGATGCGCTCGACCTACGGCAAGGAAGGCGACACTCTGTCGCTCGACATCGACCCCAGCGTGCACCCCGCCTGGACCGGTGGCGGCACCCGCCTGATGGACGCCGGCGGCCGCGTGTCGAAGTTCAAGAACAAATACGCAGGCCTCGGCTTCTGA
- a CDS encoding DUF1330 domain-containing protein yields MSTVMLSQITVKDPEKFQDYLGKSKSVAGRYGAELLYAGQVQDVLHGTPVAHRMIVMVRFPDRAALRGWFDDPEYKAIVPLREAASDQVLVAYSDAS; encoded by the coding sequence ATGAGTACTGTCATGCTGTCGCAAATCACCGTCAAGGACCCTGAAAAGTTTCAGGACTACCTTGGCAAATCCAAGTCTGTCGCGGGCCGCTACGGGGCGGAGCTGCTTTATGCCGGTCAGGTGCAGGACGTGCTGCATGGCACGCCGGTCGCGCACCGGATGATCGTCATGGTGCGGTTTCCGGACAGGGCTGCCCTGCGCGGGTGGTTCGACGATCCGGAATACAAGGCGATTGTCCCGCTGAGGGAGGCCGCGTCGGACCAGGTGCTGGTCGCCTATTCCGACGCATCCTGA
- a CDS encoding NmrA family NAD(P)-binding protein, translating to MSSKATILVTSAAGNTGLQVALRLRAQGFPVRAVVRAQDARADRLAAAGAEVMVGDVYSVADMRRAMAGTQRAYHCAPTAPNGLHYGAVFAAAAEEARLEHVVMLGQWLSQPDHPSVFTRDVWLSEAMLRALPDTTLSVVNPGWFAQNYFMVMGLAAQLGVMPMPLGDGDVKKNAPPSNEAIAAVAAACLADPGAHAGKTYRPTGPELLSPNEIAAAMGEALGRRVRYRAIGERLFLKALTANPPGNFSYQALSQLALYAEEYRRGTFAIGAPTDVVETVGGLAPERFSDTARRAAAAVPETQNRLSNRMSAIWGFLKTGLTPTPDLRAIIRDRDLPVLRAPVFSNESREWAHGHPTPLVNRISA from the coding sequence ATGTCCAGTAAGGCGACTATTCTTGTGACCAGTGCGGCGGGGAATACCGGCCTGCAGGTGGCCCTGCGCTTGCGCGCGCAGGGGTTCCCCGTGAGGGCTGTGGTGCGTGCGCAGGATGCGCGCGCTGATCGCCTGGCGGCGGCAGGGGCCGAGGTGATGGTGGGCGATGTCTATTCGGTTGCGGATATGAGAAGGGCCATGGCGGGGACGCAGCGGGCCTATCATTGTGCGCCGACGGCCCCGAACGGGCTGCATTACGGTGCGGTGTTCGCCGCAGCCGCCGAGGAGGCGCGGCTGGAGCATGTGGTGATGCTGGGGCAGTGGTTGTCGCAGCCCGATCATCCGTCGGTGTTCACCCGCGATGTGTGGTTGTCCGAGGCAATGCTGCGGGCGCTGCCCGACACCACGCTGAGTGTCGTCAATCCGGGCTGGTTCGCGCAGAATTACTTCATGGTGATGGGGCTGGCGGCGCAGCTTGGGGTGATGCCGATGCCGCTGGGCGACGGGGACGTGAAGAAGAACGCCCCGCCCTCGAACGAGGCGATTGCCGCGGTGGCCGCCGCCTGTCTGGCCGATCCCGGCGCGCATGCGGGCAAGACATACCGCCCGACCGGGCCGGAGCTGCTGAGCCCGAATGAGATCGCGGCGGCGATGGGGGAGGCCCTTGGCCGGCGGGTGCGCTATCGCGCCATTGGCGAAAGGCTGTTCCTGAAAGCGCTGACGGCAAACCCGCCGGGCAATTTTTCGTATCAGGCGCTGTCGCAACTGGCGCTTTATGCCGAGGAGTACCGGCGCGGCACGTTTGCCATAGGCGCGCCGACCGATGTGGTGGAGACCGTGGGAGGGCTGGCGCCGGAGCGTTTCAGCGATACGGCGAGGCGGGCGGCGGCAGCAGTGCCGGAAACGCAAAACCGGCTGTCGAACCGGATGTCGGCCATCTGGGGGTTTCTGAAAACCGGCCTGACGCCCACGCCCGATCTGCGCGCGATCATCCGCGACCGGGACCTGCCGGTTCTGCGCGCGCCGGTCTTTTCGAACGAAAGCCGGGAATGGGCGCACGGGCACCCCACACCGCTAGTCAACCGCATCAGCGCCTGA
- a CDS encoding winged helix-turn-helix transcriptional regulator, with amino-acid sequence MAKSRSYNLLCPIARALDAVGDRWSLLILRDLHAGPARFADLQTGLTGIASNLLTDRLAHLTAEGLIEKVSGPHGAMLYQLTDTGRSTRGLLFALARTGAQLAPVPEPRKPGNLRTIAVTLAASLDLVIEADTRLDAELTVDDEPFTIRVRDGSVTVLAGPNPAATARLATSYDALLSAAAGIMPFEEFAAHHATASASDPGALSRFTALMAAALAQLQ; translated from the coding sequence ATGGCCAAATCGCGAAGCTACAACCTGCTCTGTCCCATCGCCCGCGCGCTCGATGCGGTGGGCGACCGGTGGAGCCTGCTGATCCTGCGGGATCTGCATGCCGGCCCGGCACGGTTCGCCGATCTGCAAACCGGCCTGACGGGCATCGCCTCGAATCTACTGACCGACCGGCTGGCGCATCTGACCGCCGAGGGGCTGATCGAGAAAGTCAGCGGGCCGCATGGCGCGATGCTCTATCAACTCACCGATACCGGGCGCTCCACCCGCGGCCTGCTTTTTGCTCTGGCCCGCACCGGCGCGCAGCTTGCACCGGTGCCCGAACCCAGAAAGCCGGGGAACCTGCGCACCATCGCCGTCACGCTTGCCGCTTCGCTCGATCTGGTGATCGAGGCGGATACCCGGCTCGACGCCGAACTGACCGTTGATGATGAGCCCTTCACCATCCGGGTCCGCGACGGCTCGGTCACGGTGCTCGCCGGGCCGAACCCTGCCGCCACGGCCCGTCTGGCCACGTCTTACGACGCCCTCCTGTCCGCCGCGGCCGGGATCATGCCGTTTGAGGAATTTGCCGCGCACCACGCCACGGCATCGGCATCCGATCCCGGCGCACTCAGCCGGTTTACTGCCCTGATGGCCGCGGCATTGGCGCAATTGCAATAA
- a CDS encoding division plane positioning ATPase MipZ, translated as MAHIIVVGNEKGGAGKSTVAMHVATALCRLGHMVSALDLDLRQKTFGRYAANRQRFLEKSGLHLPSPRYHDLPEVDQASLQPGENMYDRRLSAAVAELEPDSDFILIDCPGSHTRLSQVAHSLADTLITPLNDSFVDFDLLAHVNEDGTKILGPSVYAEMVWNARQLRAQAGLSPIDWIVVRNRLGAQRMVNKEKMGAALENLAKRIGFRTAPGFNERVIFRELFPRGLTLLDLKDIGVKQLNISNVAARQELRDLIKALNLPGIEPDF; from the coding sequence ATGGCGCATATCATTGTCGTCGGAAACGAAAAGGGTGGTGCCGGCAAATCCACCGTGGCGATGCATGTGGCCACCGCTCTTTGCCGCCTGGGCCACATGGTCAGCGCGCTCGATCTCGACCTGCGCCAGAAGACCTTCGGCCGCTACGCCGCCAACCGGCAGCGCTTTCTCGAAAAGTCCGGTCTGCACCTGCCCAGCCCGCGCTATCACGATCTGCCCGAGGTGGATCAGGCCAGCCTCCAGCCCGGCGAAAACATGTATGACCGCCGCCTCTCGGCCGCCGTGGCCGAACTGGAGCCCGACAGCGACTTCATCCTGATCGATTGCCCCGGCTCGCACACGCGCCTCTCTCAGGTGGCCCATAGCCTTGCCGACACGCTGATCACGCCGCTGAATGACAGCTTCGTCGATTTCGACCTGCTTGCCCATGTCAACGAGGACGGCACCAAGATCCTCGGCCCGTCGGTCTATGCCGAAATGGTCTGGAACGCCCGCCAGCTCCGGGCGCAGGCCGGTCTCTCCCCGATCGACTGGATCGTCGTGCGCAACCGGCTCGGCGCCCAGCGCATGGTCAACAAGGAAAAGATGGGCGCGGCGCTGGAAAACCTGGCCAAGCGCATCGGCTTCCGCACGGCCCCGGGCTTCAACGAGCGGGTGATCTTCCGCGAGCTTTTCCCCCGCGGCCTGACGCTTCTGGACCTCAAGGATATCGGCGTCAAACAGCTCAACATCTCCAACGTCGCCGCACGGCAAGAGCTTCGCGACCTGATCAAGGCGCTGAACCTGCCCGGGATCGAGCCGGATTTCTGA